The genomic region ACGAAGAGAAAAGATTAATTAATCATCAAATGATTAACGAAATCGAAGAGGAAAAATAAAAAACAAAACGCTACTCGAAAAAAGAGTGAGCGTTTTTTGTTTTGTTAGAAAAAAATAAAGATGTTTTTCTGAAAAAAGTTTGAGATTTTGAAATGAAAAATATGAGGGTATACAGGTGTAATATTGCAACTATTGCCATTCAAGAGCATAAAGGAATCCTGCATCAAATTGGTACGTTTTACGTACCAATTTGATGCAAAAGTATTGATTTGACAGTGTCAAATAGGATTCCTAAATGTGATGTAAAAATTTATGCGAACGTACGTAAAACGTACCCAAAACGTACGTGAAACGTACCTAAAAAATTGGTACGTATCGGGTACGTTGAAAATCTTGTTTTGTCTATACTAATTTATGAATGATTTTTTTCTTACGTTTTCTGAAATCATTTTGCGTTTAGAAATAAATTCTAAAGTGATTTATAGCCTCTCTATTGAACGAAAAATTTTTAGGTGCTTTTTTTATACGTGGAATAATAAAATGTCCTAGAAAGAGCTTAAAATGCAAAATAAAAAGACTACTCATTTTTGAGTAGCCGGAGAATTGTTTTTTTGATGTCTTAAATGAAAGTGAGTACTACATAATCATATCATATGCATTTATGCCGAGAAAATTTATTGATGTTGAGAAGAACCCTTAACTAAACTTGAAGACGAATGTCGGCATAGCGTGAGCTATTAAGCCGACGATTCGACAAGTTTAGGGATTGTTAAGGGTTCCGAGGCTCAACATCAATAAAGCAATTGGAATAATGCAATTAATTATTAAGATGTTGTAAATTTTTAAATTTTAGAAGTAATTTATGATGAGATATGTTATTTTGAGGTGGTAATAATTCTATATGTAAGGGGGGTTATTTTCATGGAACACATTTCAAAATTAGGCGAAGCTATCGCTAATACAGTTTCAGCAGGACAATCTGGAGATGGTGCTGAATTAGCTAAATCAATCGTTAATATTGTGGCTAACGGTGCTGGTGTAGTAGAAGATATTGCTAAAGCATTTGGTTTAATGTAATAGGTATCTTCACTCATTACATATAAAGAGATTAATCAACTAATCGTTGATTAATCTCTTTTTTGTTTTTCGATGGTTTTTTTATTTGCTGTTATATCTTTTAAATTTAGTAATAAAAAAACAATTATTTTGAGTGTTTTTTTGTGGTTTTTAAGACGAGTAAAACGAGTCTTTTCTTATCTTGATACTATAGGTAACTATTTCGATTTAGGTCGATAGCATTCAAACCATTGTCATTTCTGGTTTCAGGCACAAAAAAAGTTGCTTTTTCATACCTATTATAGTAGAGTTTATGGTGACGAAACCAGAACTTTACAAGAAAGGAGAAAAAGCAACTTTTTTATATATAATGTTTGAGAAAACAAAGTTGTTTTTATGTGTTATAACATGGAAAAGTATACAGAGAAAAAACAAAGAAATCAAGTATTTCAAAAATTTATTAAACGACATGTGAAAGAAGGACAAATGGATTTGATAAGGGAGTGCAATACATTCTTGAGTTTTGTGGCAGATAAAACATTAGAGAAACAGAAATTGCATAAATCTAATTTATGTAAAAATCGATTTTGTCCTGTATGTGCGTGGCGAAAAGCGAGAAAAGATGCGTTAGGTTTATCATTGATGATGCAATATATTCAACAAGAGGAGTCAAAATCATTTATATTTTTAACACTTACGACCCCAAATGTTACAGCTGAGCATTTAGAAGGTGAGATACAAAAGTATAATAAATCATTTAAAAAGATGATTGAACGTAAAAAGATTAAGTCTATTGCGAAAGGTTATGTTCGTAAATTAGAAGTCACGTATAATGCGGAACGTGATGACTATCACCCTCATTTTCATGTCTTGATTGCAGTAAA from Staphylococcus capitis subsp. capitis harbors:
- a CDS encoding beta-class phenol-soluble modulin; amino-acid sequence: MEHISKLGEAIANTVSAGQSGDGAELAKSIVNIVANGAGVVEDIAKAFGLM
- a CDS encoding protein rep, whose amino-acid sequence is MEKYTEKKQRNQVFQKFIKRHVKEGQMDLIRECNTFLSFVADKTLEKQKLHKSNLCKNRFCPVCAWRKARKDALGLSLMMQYIQQEESKSFIFLTLTTPNVTAEHLEGEIQKYNKSFKKMIERKKIKSIAKGYVRKLEVTYNAERDDYHPHFHVLIAVNKSYFTDKRYYISQKEWLELWCDVTGISEITQVQVQKIRQNNNKELYEMAKYSGKDSDYLINQKVFDAFYKSLKGKQVLVYSGLFKEARKKLKNGELDYLKDIDPTEYVYQIFYMWNKNEYLASEIFDLTDEEKRLINHQMINEIEEEK